In a single window of the Eshraghiella crossota genome:
- a CDS encoding DUF2079 domain-containing protein encodes MKEFNNKFKENMNEIFKNLSMEKAIVRLIIAWLFIVILELARTRKNFVSALYAGKVNLPMFVCLVILIFIALCMLGRFKLFRWIEIYAPMILITAYGFMSAMYCRDISFILGVSLFLAASIVYAVNKCTSFFEIKNRISVAFIYAIAASIFIIYVGVIAILRYKTYRNPNFDFGIWSQMFYYMKKSFAPLTTCERQNIGLMSHFRVHFSPIYYLFLPVYIVFPYPVTLNILQVLTLASAIIPVYLLCRKRNLSNGATALFGIIFVLIPALICGTFYDLHENCFLVPMILWLFYFIEKDNLKGMIIFTILTLLIKEDAPVYAACIGLFVIVGKKKYRNGAVIFVTSVVYFLVVTYFMGKYGLGIMDSRFTNYMADASKGGLIDVIRNFITNPAYVVEECFKPEKLSFMFYMIFPLGFLPLASKKVSGLILFIPVILENLASNYKYQYSINFQYVFGTVAILTYLAIVNYSELAEKTRRFMAGFAICMGIILLPVCAMQKSYYFDIYRTEKQWINDLDEAMESIPDDASVVASTFFLPHLSNRDYIYEYPYDKGADYIVLDLRFDEVKEEDIDNLINSGYEQVKKIRSLYVILRKK; translated from the coding sequence ATGAAAGAATTTAATAATAAATTTAAGGAAAATATGAACGAGATTTTTAAAAATCTCTCAATGGAAAAAGCAATAGTACGTCTGATTATTGCATGGTTATTTATTGTAATTCTGGAGCTTGCCAGAACCAGAAAAAATTTTGTATCGGCATTATACGCCGGTAAAGTTAATTTACCTATGTTCGTATGCCTTGTGATTCTTATATTTATTGCTTTATGCATGCTTGGAAGATTTAAATTGTTCAGATGGATAGAGATATATGCACCTATGATACTGATAACCGCTTATGGATTTATGTCGGCGATGTATTGCAGAGATATAAGCTTTATTCTTGGAGTGTCGCTTTTTCTTGCGGCTTCAATAGTATATGCAGTTAATAAATGCACAAGCTTTTTTGAGATAAAAAACAGGATAAGCGTTGCCTTTATATATGCCATAGCTGCCAGCATTTTTATTATTTATGTTGGCGTAATTGCAATATTGAGGTACAAGACATACAGAAATCCTAATTTTGATTTCGGAATATGGTCGCAGATGTTTTATTATATGAAAAAATCCTTTGCACCACTTACAACCTGTGAAAGACAGAATATAGGGCTTATGTCTCATTTCAGGGTGCATTTTTCACCTATTTATTACCTGTTTCTGCCGGTATATATAGTTTTTCCGTACCCTGTTACGCTTAATATATTACAGGTGCTTACACTTGCGTCTGCTATAATACCTGTATATTTATTGTGCAGGAAACGTAATCTCAGTAATGGAGCCACAGCATTATTTGGTATTATATTTGTACTTATTCCGGCATTGATATGTGGTACATTTTATGATTTACATGAAAATTGTTTCCTTGTTCCTATGATTTTATGGCTTTTCTATTTTATAGAAAAGGATAATTTGAAGGGAATGATTATTTTTACAATACTTACCCTTTTAATTAAAGAAGATGCACCTGTATATGCGGCGTGCATAGGACTTTTCGTTATTGTAGGAAAGAAAAAATACAGGAATGGTGCGGTCATTTTTGTGACCTCGGTTGTGTATTTCCTTGTGGTTACGTATTTTATGGGTAAATATGGACTGGGAATAATGGACAGCAGATTTACTAATTATATGGCAGATGCGTCCAAAGGCGGGCTTATTGATGTTATCAGAAATTTTATTACCAATCCGGCATATGTTGTGGAAGAGTGTTTCAAACCTGAAAAATTATCATTTATGTTTTATATGATTTTCCCTTTGGGATTTCTGCCTCTGGCATCAAAGAAGGTATCAGGACTTATTTTGTTCATACCTGTAATACTTGAGAATCTGGCATCCAATTATAAGTATCAATATTCAATCAATTTCCAGTATGTATTTGGAACGGTTGCCATACTTACTTATCTTGCAATAGTTAATTATTCCGAGTTAGCCGAAAAAACAAGACGTTTTATGGCGGGCTTTGCAATCTGTATGGGAATAATCCTGCTGCCTGTATGTGCAATGCAGAAAAGTTATTATTTTGATATATACAGAACAGAGAAACAGTGGATTAATGACCTTGATGAAGCGATGGAAAGTATTCCGGATGATGCCTCGGTGGTTGCGTCAACATTTTTCCTGCCACATCTGTCAAACAGGGATTATATATATGAATATCCTTATGACAAAGGTGCAGATTATATTGTGCTGGATTTAAGATTTGATGAGGTAAAAGAAGAAGATATTGACAATCTGATAAATTCAGGTTATGAGCAGGTAAAAAAGATCAGAAGTTTATATGTGATTTTAAGAAAAAAATAA
- a CDS encoding YihY/virulence factor BrkB family protein — translation MKFFASIAAISTKIKHDKINAFAAESALFIIMSFIPCLILLMLIVKYTPLTEELILNFVNDVVPSAFVPTATKHIHDAYTDANFTMILISGISLIWAAGKGFVSLIDGLNAVFNIKEHRNWFVIRLYAILYTIIFLVIILLCVVIYVLGYRINDFFKVKAPVISDILDKILAFRALIVIFVLTVLFTFLYVAIPNRHTKIKRQFPGALFSAVGWTGFSFFFSLYFKYSSRLSEIYGSLTTIVCVMLWLYVCMYIFLMGAEINLYVEQWNAGSSIKEATDITHKH, via the coding sequence ATGAAATTTTTTGCGTCGATTGCAGCAATCAGCACAAAAATTAAACATGATAAGATTAATGCATTTGCGGCAGAGTCGGCTCTTTTTATAATTATGAGCTTTATTCCCTGCCTTATTCTTCTTATGCTTATTGTAAAATATACTCCTCTTACGGAAGAACTGATTCTTAATTTTGTCAATGATGTTGTACCTTCTGCATTTGTTCCAACAGCCACGAAGCATATACATGATGCGTATACAGATGCTAATTTCACTATGATTCTTATCTCCGGAATATCTCTTATATGGGCTGCCGGAAAAGGTTTTGTGTCTCTTATTGATGGTTTAAACGCCGTATTCAATATCAAAGAACACAGGAACTGGTTTGTAATAAGACTTTATGCAATTTTATATACCATTATTTTCCTTGTAATAATTTTATTGTGCGTTGTAATTTATGTACTTGGTTACAGGATTAATGATTTTTTCAAGGTCAAGGCCCCGGTTATATCGGATATCCTTGATAAAATCCTTGCGTTCCGTGCATTAATAGTAATATTTGTGCTTACGGTGCTTTTTACATTCCTTTACGTTGCAATTCCTAACAGACATACCAAAATCAAACGTCAGTTTCCGGGAGCATTATTTTCAGCAGTTGGCTGGACAGGTTTTTCTTTTTTCTTCTCTTTGTACTTTAAATATTCGTCACGGCTTTCAGAAATTTATGGAAGTCTTACTACCATTGTCTGTGTTATGCTCTGGCTTTATGTATGTATGTACATTTTTCTTATGGGTGCGGAAATCAATCTGTATGTTGAGCAATGGAATGCGGGCTCATCAATTAAAGAAGCAACCGATATCACTCATAAACATTAA
- the scpB gene encoding SMC-Scp complex subunit ScpB produces MTMAQMEAAIEAVLFTMGDSVETSKLALAIGQDTDTTRKIVRNLSDKYKSEDRGIKIIELEDSFQMCTKPECYEALVKVATAPKKHILTDAVLETLSIIAYKQPVTRIELEQIRGVKCDYSVNKLIEYNLVTEVGRLDAPGKPILFGTTEEFLRTFGLSSVEDLPVISADKIADFKIEAEEESQLTLDI; encoded by the coding sequence ATGACGATGGCACAGATGGAGGCGGCTATTGAGGCTGTTCTTTTTACAATGGGTGACTCCGTTGAGACTTCAAAACTTGCCCTTGCAATAGGGCAGGATACAGACACAACCAGAAAAATTGTCAGAAATTTAAGCGATAAATATAAATCGGAAGACCGTGGAATTAAGATAATAGAACTTGAGGATAGTTTTCAGATGTGTACCAAGCCTGAATGTTACGAAGCACTGGTTAAAGTTGCTACGGCACCTAAAAAGCACATACTTACAGATGCGGTTCTTGAGACATTATCGATAATCGCATATAAGCAGCCTGTTACAAGGATTGAACTTGAGCAGATAAGAGGCGTTAAGTGTGATTATTCGGTCAATAAACTAATCGAGTATAATCTTGTAACGGAAGTTGGAAGATTAGATGCTCCCGGCAAGCCGATATTGTTTGGCACAACAGAAGAGTTTCTGCGTACTTTTGGATTATCTTCCGTTGAAGACCTTCCTGTTATAAGTGCGGACAAGATAGCAGATTTTAAAATCGAAGCTGAGGAGGAATCCCAGCTTACCTTAGATATATAA
- a CDS encoding DUF1653 domain-containing protein, translating into MEKDRNLHPGDVFTDKDRKYQVIAVAYHAKSNEKMIVYQQLFDNFKILTDTFDDFFNQPEAEVHIEIPADDRKDNDADTKEDLKGVNPVLMGFFDRDTCTDKIEYIAQVRDKLDDRLVSDIAASMDITIEEGSLDDKIDSLLICLRTKAKYECNRFR; encoded by the coding sequence ATGGAAAAAGACAGAAATTTGCATCCGGGAGATGTTTTTACGGATAAGGACAGAAAATATCAGGTTATTGCTGTAGCATATCATGCAAAAAGCAATGAGAAGATGATAGTATACCAGCAGCTCTTTGATAATTTTAAAATACTTACAGATACTTTTGATGATTTTTTTAATCAGCCTGAGGCAGAAGTACATATTGAAATTCCTGCGGATGACAGAAAAGACAATGATGCTGACACCAAAGAGGATTTGAAAGGTGTTAATCCTGTACTTATGGGCTTTTTTGACAGAGATACCTGTACGGATAAAATAGAATATATTGCACAGGTAAGGGATAAACTGGATGACAGGTTAGTAAGTGATATAGCTGCGTCCATGGATATAACCATCGAGGAAGGTTCGTTGGATGATAAGATTGATTCTTTATTAATATGTCTCAGGACTAAAGCAAAATATGAATGCAACAGATTCAGATAG
- a CDS encoding aminopeptidase, with the protein MERENAWKSCNKQTVKEIFGFCEGYKKFISECKTERECTRRSIQMAEEHGYRNLKEIIAAKETIKSGDKVYADNMGKAIVLFNIGKKPIEDGLKILGAHIDSPRLDVKQNPLYEDSDLVLMDTHYYGGIKKYQWTTIPLALHGVVALTDGSVIDVEIGEKEKDPVVCVSDLLIHLAAEQMEKNGAKVVEGEALDLVVGNMPFNPKKDEKNPAKAYILDILKKKYRIAEEDFMSAELEAVPAGKARDLGLDASMVLGYGQDDRVCAYTSLMAMLEVEEPEYTSVCLLVDKEEIGSVGATGMQSLFFENMVAEILDRMGCYSELILRRTLANSEMLSSDVNAGFDPNYAYAFEKKNASYLGRGVVFSKFTGSRGKSGSNDANAEYIARVRKALERENVAYQMAELGKVDIGGGGTIAYILAKYGMDVIDCGVAVLSMHAPYEATSKIDIYEAKRGYVAFLNAGK; encoded by the coding sequence ATGGAAAGAGAGAACGCATGGAAGAGCTGCAATAAGCAGACAGTTAAGGAAATATTCGGTTTTTGTGAAGGATATAAGAAATTCATATCCGAATGCAAGACAGAAAGAGAATGTACCAGAAGAAGCATACAAATGGCAGAAGAACACGGCTATAGGAATTTGAAAGAAATTATTGCCGCTAAAGAAACCATAAAGTCAGGAGACAAGGTATATGCGGACAATATGGGCAAGGCGATTGTTCTTTTTAACATAGGTAAAAAGCCTATTGAAGATGGACTTAAGATTCTTGGCGCACATATAGATTCACCTCGACTTGACGTAAAGCAGAATCCTCTTTACGAAGATTCTGACCTTGTGTTAATGGATACCCATTATTACGGCGGAATAAAGAAATACCAGTGGACAACTATTCCTCTTGCATTACACGGTGTGGTTGCACTTACGGACGGAAGTGTAATAGATGTTGAAATAGGTGAAAAAGAAAAAGACCCTGTAGTATGTGTATCGGATCTTTTAATTCACCTTGCTGCAGAACAGATGGAAAAGAATGGTGCTAAAGTCGTAGAAGGAGAAGCTCTTGACCTTGTTGTGGGCAATATGCCTTTTAATCCTAAAAAGGACGAGAAAAATCCTGCAAAAGCATATATACTTGATATTTTAAAGAAAAAATACAGAATTGCCGAAGAAGATTTTATGTCGGCAGAGCTTGAAGCAGTTCCTGCAGGAAAAGCAAGGGACCTTGGTCTTGATGCAAGTATGGTGCTTGGTTATGGACAGGATGACAGAGTGTGTGCGTATACATCACTTATGGCGATGCTTGAAGTGGAAGAGCCTGAATACACATCTGTATGTCTGCTCGTTGATAAAGAAGAAATAGGAAGTGTGGGTGCTACCGGAATGCAGTCGCTTTTCTTTGAAAATATGGTTGCCGAGATCCTTGACAGAATGGGATGCTATTCGGAACTTATACTCAGAAGAACACTTGCCAATTCAGAAATGCTTTCTTCCGATGTTAATGCGGGATTTGACCCAAATTATGCATATGCTTTTGAAAAGAAAAATGCTTCATACCTTGGACGTGGCGTTGTCTTTTCAAAATTCACAGGTTCAAGAGGCAAATCCGGAAGCAATGATGCCAATGCGGAATATATTGCAAGGGTAAGAAAAGCACTTGAGAGAGAAAATGTTGCATACCAGATGGCAGAACTCGGTAAAGTTGATATTGGCGGTGGAGGTACCATTGCATACATCCTTGCAAAGTACGGAATGGATGTAATTGACTGCGGAGTTGCTGTTCTCAGTATGCATGCTCCTTATGAAGCAACAAGCAAAATAGATATTTATGAAGCAAAGAGAGGATATGTAGCATTTTTAAATGCCGGTAAGTAA
- a CDS encoding SpoIID/LytB domain-containing protein, protein MSKKGKIILFVITVISVLLMSAFIIFFIDNSNNRCISVARASKMLALLESDKTTINSYSDGNDDRWYYKYMNYCQKNGLTEKDKIKKIYNRAYTYGDLRYYLNSKKISIKDVEEATDINLEKHKDREYISDADFKRVYDYFIVKSGNGNVHTEEITILGTNDTLEGVGKWQLHTNKGIYYAEGINMDKYVDTLIQVYVRDKEILSVSIKISDEIVYENVYFEKGEGNTITAYVGKTRRVFNVGSLDKNFSSCVGDIKMNKGVVTSVVLKQDTINGKVLMIDGDKVELENYGVLYLDDNFHVYTTYGIIEETDIENILVGYNITDFVIAGKKVCAAVISEPMVADNIRVMIMTTGFTSLFHERVSVKATGDYIVKYGDVEEVHKGTEIVDIYPESGYLSMGRISITTVNKEDKITILNVNKSYGNPSYRGDIEIALYDEGLVIINEVPIEEYLYAVVPSEMPVRFGVEALKVQAVCARSYAYKQLMNNSYGKYGAHVDDSVNFQVYNNVEEKDDSIRAVKETYGQVEAFNGKPITTYYYSTSCGHTSDMSVWGGDNGGTPYLTSKKVNNSGEKTDLSDEENFRKYINMVNENDYDYGFGYYRWKINISSDDLSISINENLYGRYCASPGNIFVKKNDTWVSEEVRNIGKLEEIRVVKRTSGGAISEIVLKGTDAEILVKNELNIRYLLCPRNNPITLLKGDTTTFYILPSSYCIFDKTENGYLITGGGYGHGIGMSQNAVSNMVQTGMTYDEILKFFYEGSEIINVYE, encoded by the coding sequence ATGAGTAAAAAAGGTAAAATAATATTATTTGTAATAACAGTAATATCAGTTCTGCTTATGTCGGCATTTATTATTTTTTTTATAGATAACAGTAATAATCGTTGCATTTCCGTGGCGAGGGCTTCTAAAATGCTTGCATTGCTTGAGAGTGATAAAACAACTATAAACAGCTATTCGGATGGGAATGATGACAGATGGTATTATAAGTATATGAATTATTGTCAGAAAAACGGACTTACAGAAAAGGATAAAATAAAAAAAATATATAACAGGGCATATACATATGGTGATTTAAGGTATTATCTTAATTCAAAAAAGATAAGCATCAAAGATGTTGAAGAAGCAACTGATATTAATCTGGAAAAACATAAAGACAGGGAATATATATCGGATGCGGATTTTAAAAGAGTTTATGATTATTTTATAGTAAAGTCCGGTAACGGCAATGTACATACAGAAGAAATTACCATACTGGGAACCAATGATACCCTTGAGGGTGTGGGAAAGTGGCAATTACATACCAATAAGGGTATATATTATGCCGAAGGCATTAATATGGATAAATATGTTGATACACTTATACAGGTGTATGTAAGGGATAAAGAAATATTGTCTGTATCCATAAAAATAAGTGATGAAATAGTGTATGAAAATGTGTATTTTGAAAAAGGCGAAGGCAATACAATTACAGCTTATGTGGGAAAAACAAGACGTGTGTTTAATGTAGGAAGTCTTGACAAAAATTTTTCATCCTGTGTGGGAGATATTAAGATGAATAAGGGAGTTGTAACCTCGGTTGTATTAAAGCAGGATACAATTAACGGAAAAGTCCTTATGATAGATGGGGATAAAGTAGAACTTGAGAATTACGGAGTATTATACCTGGATGATAATTTCCATGTGTACACAACATACGGCATCATCGAGGAAACAGACATAGAAAATATTCTTGTAGGTTATAATATTACCGATTTTGTTATAGCAGGGAAAAAAGTATGTGCAGCAGTAATTTCCGAACCTATGGTAGCTGATAATATAAGGGTAATGATAATGACAACTGGATTTACCTCGCTTTTTCATGAGCGTGTGTCAGTTAAGGCTACGGGAGATTATATTGTAAAATACGGTGATGTTGAGGAAGTTCATAAAGGAACAGAAATAGTTGACATATATCCTGAAAGCGGATATCTCTCTATGGGAAGGATAAGTATTACAACCGTTAATAAAGAAGATAAAATAACAATTCTTAATGTTAATAAATCTTACGGAAATCCCTCATACAGGGGAGATATTGAAATTGCATTATATGATGAGGGTCTTGTAATAATTAATGAGGTACCTATTGAGGAATATCTATATGCGGTTGTTCCAAGTGAAATGCCGGTAAGATTCGGGGTGGAAGCATTAAAAGTTCAGGCAGTATGTGCGAGAAGTTACGCATATAAGCAGCTTATGAATAATTCTTACGGAAAATATGGGGCACATGTGGATGACAGTGTTAATTTCCAGGTATATAACAATGTTGAGGAAAAGGATGACAGCATAAGGGCTGTTAAGGAAACGTATGGGCAGGTAGAAGCTTTCAATGGTAAACCAATAACAACTTATTATTATTCCACTTCCTGCGGGCATACATCTGATATGTCGGTGTGGGGTGGGGACAATGGCGGAACTCCATATCTTACTTCAAAGAAAGTAAATAATTCAGGCGAAAAAACGGATTTATCCGACGAAGAAAATTTCAGAAAATATATTAACATGGTAAATGAAAATGATTATGATTACGGTTTTGGATATTACAGATGGAAGATAAATATATCATCGGATGACCTTTCGATAAGTATCAATGAGAATTTATACGGAAGATATTGTGCAAGTCCCGGAAATATTTTTGTAAAGAAAAATGATACATGGGTATCGGAAGAAGTAAGAAATATTGGTAAACTTGAAGAAATAAGGGTGGTAAAACGTACATCCGGCGGTGCAATATCTGAAATAGTCCTTAAAGGAACGGATGCAGAGATTCTTGTGAAAAACGAGCTTAATATCAGATATTTACTATGTCCGAGAAATAATCCGATTACATTATTAAAGGGAGATACGACAACATTTTACATACTGCCAAGTTCATATTGTATTTTTGATAAAACAGAGAACGGATATCTGATTACGGGAGGCGGGTACGGACACGGAATAGGAATGAGCCAGAATGCCGTATCAAACATGGTACAGACCGGAATGACGTATGATGAAATACTTAAATTCTTTTATGAAGGTTCAGAAATCATTAATGTTTATGAGTGA
- a CDS encoding S8 family peptidase, whose product MDRIRHLLNIDEIHKRGINGQNITVAVLDSGSYPHTDIKENIIYFKDFVSGRKNTYDDNSHGTHICGIIGGRGIVNKKYKGIAPHCYLLPIKVLDKSGHGRSESIINASDWIIRNKNKYNIRIVNISIGTKSSSCSEEKSDIVKAVDNMWDNGITVLVSAGNNGPSYQSITIPGISRKVITVGSCKFDNSSYDGHFKYSGKGPTFCNVAKPDIVVPGDNITSCSPGNRYVKKSGTSMSTPIVAGAAALIFSYDNTLSNNNFKELLKNSADNLGLDRYTQGFGRLNIEKCLNLI is encoded by the coding sequence ATGGATAGAATAAGGCATTTATTAAATATTGACGAAATCCATAAGAGAGGAATTAATGGACAAAACATAACAGTTGCCGTGCTTGATTCCGGTTCTTATCCCCACACAGACATTAAAGAAAATATAATTTATTTTAAAGATTTTGTATCAGGCAGAAAAAATACTTATGATGATAATTCCCATGGTACACATATTTGCGGAATTATCGGAGGAAGAGGCATTGTTAATAAAAAATATAAAGGAATCGCACCACACTGTTACCTGTTGCCAATTAAAGTCCTTGACAAATCAGGTCATGGCAGAAGTGAATCTATAATCAATGCCTCCGACTGGATAATCCGTAATAAAAATAAATATAATATACGAATTGTAAACATATCTATCGGGACAAAATCAAGCTCATGTTCAGAAGAAAAAAGTGATATTGTAAAAGCTGTTGACAATATGTGGGACAACGGAATTACAGTACTTGTATCTGCAGGAAATAACGGTCCTTCATATCAATCGATTACCATACCCGGAATAAGCAGAAAAGTGATTACCGTTGGTTCCTGCAAATTTGACAATTCTTCTTATGACGGACATTTCAAATATTCCGGCAAAGGACCGACATTCTGCAATGTTGCCAAACCCGATATTGTTGTACCGGGTGATAATATAACAAGCTGTTCTCCCGGCAACCGGTATGTAAAAAAAAGCGGCACATCCATGTCAACACCAATTGTTGCCGGAGCCGCCGCTTTAATATTTTCGTATGATAATACACTATCCAATAATAATTTTAAGGAATTACTGAAAAATTCCGCGGATAATCTTGGCCTTGACCGTTATACCCAGGGATTTGGCCGCCTTAACATTGAAAAGTGTCTGAATCTAATCTAA
- a CDS encoding segregation and condensation protein A: MALEVKLEVFEGSLDLLLHLIDKNKVNIYDIPIVLITDQYIEYIDNMEKSDLNLVSEFLVMAAMLLDIKSKMLLPKDPDIAEDDNSDPRQDLVEKLLEYKMYKYMSYELKDRQIEAENSFYKAPDIPEEILSYVPPVDTRELMTGITLQRLREIFNEVIRRQENKVDPIRSKFGKIEKEEVNMEEKMEFVHSYIKTHKTFLFRQLLSESKSRTQVIVTFLVILELIKGGKISVTQENRTDDILINSLEVG; the protein is encoded by the coding sequence ATGGCACTTGAAGTTAAGTTAGAAGTATTTGAAGGCTCTTTGGACCTTTTACTTCATCTGATTGATAAAAATAAAGTAAATATTTATGACATACCAATTGTATTAATTACCGATCAATATATCGAGTATATCGACAATATGGAAAAAAGCGATTTGAACCTTGTAAGTGAATTCCTTGTGATGGCAGCTATGTTACTTGATATTAAATCTAAAATGCTGCTGCCTAAAGACCCTGACATTGCTGAGGATGATAATTCAGACCCAAGACAGGATCTTGTTGAAAAACTTCTTGAATATAAGATGTACAAGTATATGTCGTATGAGCTTAAGGACAGGCAGATAGAAGCAGAGAATTCTTTTTATAAAGCACCGGATATTCCGGAAGAAATACTTTCTTATGTGCCCCCTGTTGATACCAGGGAACTTATGACAGGAATTACCTTACAGAGACTTCGTGAGATTTTTAACGAAGTCATAAGACGACAGGAGAATAAAGTAGATCCAATAAGAAGCAAATTCGGTAAAATAGAAAAAGAAGAGGTTAATATGGAAGAAAAGATGGAATTTGTCCATTCTTATATTAAGACACATAAGACTTTTCTTTTCAGACAGCTTCTTAGCGAAAGCAAAAGCAGGACACAGGTAATAGTTACGTTTCTCGTTATCCTTGAACTCATTAAAGGTGGAAAAATATCCGTTACACAGGAAAACAGAACGGATGACATACTTATTAATTCACTGGAGGTAGGATAA
- a CDS encoding metallophosphoesterase, whose translation MRKTDVTEYVITSDKFNEEFEGYKFALLTDLHANGYGIDLHYVNKIIKEQKPDAILIAGDMFNKYDDRNITDTSNFLCALANHYPVFYSLGNHEYKMLLDPERYGMYFPALYRYLMNNGICFLEDETVYLDKGTERIALSGVSIDEVFYNFNHPVMGSGLMEKHLGVADRKMFNLLLAHNPEYFINYAKWGADLTLSGHVHGGIVRIGKAGVLSTNGTPFPKYDGNIYMSKSGKKMIVSRGMGTHTVKVRINNRPELVIVKILAKK comes from the coding sequence ATGAGAAAAACTGATGTAACGGAATATGTAATAACAAGTGACAAATTTAACGAAGAATTTGAAGGATATAAGTTTGCATTGCTTACGGATTTACATGCTAACGGTTATGGAATAGATTTGCACTATGTTAACAAGATTATTAAAGAACAGAAGCCGGACGCAATACTTATTGCAGGAGACATGTTCAACAAATATGATGACAGAAATATCACGGATACGTCTAATTTTTTGTGTGCACTTGCAAACCATTATCCTGTTTTTTATTCACTGGGAAATCATGAATATAAAATGTTACTTGACCCTGAACGATATGGAATGTATTTTCCGGCATTATACAGATATCTTATGAATAACGGAATCTGTTTCCTTGAAGACGAGACGGTATACCTTGATAAAGGAACAGAAAGAATAGCATTATCAGGTGTAAGCATTGATGAAGTCTTTTATAATTTTAATCATCCTGTAATGGGAAGCGGCCTTATGGAGAAACATCTCGGAGTAGCGGACAGGAAAATGTTTAACCTGTTACTTGCACATAACCCGGAATATTTTATAAATTATGCAAAGTGGGGTGCGGACCTTACACTTTCGGGACATGTACACGGAGGCATAGTAAGGATTGGAAAAGCAGGCGTTCTTTCCACTAACGGAACACCTTTTCCTAAATATGACGGCAATATATACATGTCAAAGAGTGGTAAGAAAATGATTGTCAGCAGAGGAATGGGAACACATACCGTTAAGGTCAGAATTAATAACAGACCTGAACTTGTGATTGTTAAAATTCTTGCAAAGAAATAG